From one Rhizobium lentis genomic stretch:
- a CDS encoding aromatic amino acid exporter YddG produces MKFRATAIGFTAIVMWSFLALLTAGSGKMPPFQLSAVCFAIGSIPGLVMLIFNPARLALLKQPPKVWITGIAGLFGYHFLYFTALRNAPAVEAGLIAYLWPLLIVVGSALLPGERLRWYHVAGALAGLCGTFLIVGRNGIDFDGAYAVGYGAAFLCAFTWSGYSLLTRRFEAVSTDVVTGFCLATSVLSLFCHLGLEQTVWPATIFEWVAVIGLGLLPVGAAFYAWDHGVKNGDIQILGAASYAAPLLSTLILTLFGFAEPSWRIALACLLVTGGAVLAAQDMFRRKNPARPVAAE; encoded by the coding sequence TTCCTTGCACTTTTGACGGCCGGCTCCGGGAAGATGCCGCCGTTCCAGCTTTCGGCCGTCTGCTTTGCGATCGGCAGCATTCCCGGCCTCGTCATGCTTATCTTCAATCCCGCGCGCCTGGCGCTGCTGAAACAGCCGCCAAAGGTCTGGATAACGGGCATTGCAGGCTTGTTCGGCTATCATTTCCTGTATTTCACCGCACTCAGGAACGCGCCGGCGGTGGAGGCGGGCTTGATCGCCTATCTCTGGCCGCTCCTGATCGTCGTCGGCTCGGCACTGCTGCCGGGAGAACGGTTGCGCTGGTATCACGTGGCGGGCGCGCTTGCCGGGCTTTGCGGCACCTTCCTGATTGTCGGCCGCAACGGCATCGATTTCGACGGCGCCTACGCGGTCGGTTATGGAGCTGCCTTTCTCTGCGCCTTTACCTGGTCGGGCTACTCGCTGCTGACCCGGCGTTTCGAAGCCGTTTCCACCGATGTCGTTACCGGCTTTTGCCTTGCCACGTCCGTCCTGTCGCTCTTCTGCCATCTCGGCCTGGAGCAGACCGTCTGGCCGGCGACAATTTTCGAATGGGTCGCCGTCATCGGGCTCGGGCTCTTGCCTGTGGGAGCTGCCTTCTACGCCTGGGACCATGGGGTCAAGAACGGCGATATCCAGATCCTCGGTGCGGCAAGTTATGCCGCACCGTTGCTGTCGACGCTTATCCTGACGCTGTTCGGCTTTGCCGAGCCGAGCTGGCGCATCGCGCTCGCCTGCCTGCTTGTCACCGGCGGGGCAGTGCTGGCGGCCCAGGACATGTTCCGCCGCAAAAATCCGGCGCGCCCTGTGGCTGCCGAGTGA